One genomic segment of Ricinus communis isolate WT05 ecotype wild-type chromosome 3, ASM1957865v1, whole genome shotgun sequence includes these proteins:
- the LOC8262537 gene encoding uncharacterized protein LOC8262537 has product MALRRFYNEIKGLKVKEVPNHVKPMLSLDYLKKSVGRALDNYNEKYIQTGSIDPLYHVCFGGMIFSYLVALPEERRHLEHQQHAKEHGH; this is encoded by the coding sequence atggcacTGAGGAGGTTTTACAACGAGATTAAGGGATTGAAAGTGAAGGAGGTCCCAAATCATGTGAAGCCTATGCTATCACTCGATTACTTGAAGAAATCGGTGGGGAGAGCTTTGGACAATTACAACGAAAAGTACATACAAACAGGCTCCATCGATCCTCTCTATCATGTCTGCTTCGGTGGCATGATCTTTTCCTACCTCGTTGCTCTTCCCGAGGAGCGCCGCCACCTCGAGCATCAGCAGCATGCCAAGGAGCACGGCCACTGA